A single genomic interval of Eleutherodactylus coqui strain aEleCoq1 chromosome 3, aEleCoq1.hap1, whole genome shotgun sequence harbors:
- the LOC136620551 gene encoding gastrula zinc finger protein XlCGF66.1-like: protein MVLSINNPPRMEDRDHMAAQILDLTLEIIYWITGEDYTVVKKSSGECVTPCVSGGGSRTQSPVTEPSPHSLIHEQKILELTHRITKLLTGEVPIRCQDVTVYFSMEEWEYLEGHKDLYKEIMMEDQQHLTSPDGSSQRNPPERCPSPLYSQDCPEEEEHVPLYHQVDEAEICAVNPLQTDVMKLSTNLLRQQCSILCALCHVVIVGCQ, encoded by the exons ATGGTACTTTCCATCAATAACCCACCAAGGATGGAGGACAGAGACCACATGGCTGCCCAGATATTAGACCTCACCCTGGAGATCATCTACTGGATAACTGGGGAG gattacacagtagtgaagaagtcgTCTGGTGAGTGTGTGACCCCCTGTGTGTCAGGAGGAGGCAGCCGGACCCAAAGCCCCGTCACCGAGCCTTCACCTcattcactgatacatgagcagaagatcctagaacttaccCACAGGATCACTAAGCTgttgaccggagag gttcctataaggtgtcaggacgtcactgtctatttctccatggaggagtgggagtatttagaaggacacaaggatctgtacaaggagatcATGATGGAGGATCAGCAGCACCTCACATCACCGG atggatccagtcagagaaatcctccagagagatgtcccagtcctctatattcccaggattgtccagaggaagaggaacatgTCCCACTTTATCATCAGGTAGATGAAGCTGAGATTTGTGCTGTAAATCCTCTACAGACAGATGTAATGAAGCTTTCTACTAATCTTCTCCGGCAGCAGTGTAGTATACTGTGTGCTCTCTGTCATGTGGTTATTGTgggctgtcagtga